AAAACTTCACTTCCCTATTTGAAAACCGTTATCCATACTCCCTTATTGGGCCATTTAAAGGAAACAGTACGCTAGTGGTATGTTGAACAAATTAAACAAAACGCCAAATGCTTACTTCAAAAGCGGTTTTAGTTACTTCCAACGAATCTGAATCTCTGCAGTATCTTTTCGAAACTGCAGGAACTCACAGCTTGAGTATGAAAGTGCTGCACTCATGTGCGTTTGGCTTGCCCACTCTGGTATCTGGGGTATCTGAGTGCTTCCCGAAGGAAGTCCATAGATTCCCTATTGCATCTGTTACCTATGAATTTCAGCCGGCTATTTATTTTCATTCCGCTTCCAGGCTGAATTCTTTTCCTAGGAGACCACACCCAGAGCTGGCAGCTGTTCGCAGCAGCGGTTTCTCCCCTcaagctttaagaaaaaaaaaaaaaaaacctgccaccTGCATGGCTTGTCGAAACCATCAGGTTGGGGTACCACACAGGTGTAAAAGAGGGGAAGAGGCTTTTGATGCGAAAGAAGCCGGAATAGATCAGTGTGCACACGGGCACCCTGAAGTTCTTGCGCTGCAGAGTGCGTCTTTGCCTTGCAAGTCTTTCTTTGCCTGATTTGTTTCAACCCCATCCCAAGCATTTCAGGCTTCATTCCccacaaagaaaggagaaattttATGAAAGGTGCCAGACAAATTAACTGCTTCCTGTAaaggttttaaaatgttaaaatgaccACCCGCTGTCCTGAGGTCTCAAGGGTGTTTGGTGGGGCATGTCCCCCATGTGTTGAGAAACGGAGTgataaggcaaaataaataaaaggaggcaggagaaagggaggagaatataagaaaatgtcagaaaataGCTACAAAGACATGCAAAACTTTCCTGCAGGAATGTCGCATGGACGCTACCCTCAGCTATTGTCAGTAACCTAACAGCCCCAGACTCAACACCCGGCTACGTAAACACAAAGCAGGATGCTTAAGAGGGTCCCTGGTGGAGAAAGGGCGAGctaagggtggggtggggtcagggTGTCTTTGAGACATTGGATATTAAAAATTGATGTGTCAGTTTCGGGAGCGAGAGCCTTTTATCTGGAACATTTAAAGATCCGAGTGATTGAGGGCTTTAGGTATTAGTAGGCAGAGTGGGCTGGGGgagtgggaaaggaaaaggaatgaaCAGGGAGGTTGTGGGGGTCTCATAGAAAGTGGAGGGTCTCAGAGCAAAGCTGCCAGGCGGAAGCCGCACTTCGCCAGCTGCCTGTCGCTCGCCCCCGCCCTCGCTTTTGCGCAGAATCCTCCCCTTGGCTGCTGCAGCGCACTGCCCCCACTGGCCTGCGCACCGCGATCGATCGCAGTCTGCGTCAGAGTCCTGGAGTATAAATAGAGGTGGCAGGACCGCGCCGAGCCGCACACAGccatccatcctcccatttccctcttcttccccgtTTTTCTCTCTAGGTCCCCCATCTCCGCTCCTGGCCGGAGGGGCACACCGGCCGCCACCATGAGTTCGTTCGGCTACGACCCGTACTTTTCGACCTCCTACAAGCGGCGCTACGTGGAGACGCCCCGGGTGCACATCTCCAGCGTGCGCAGCGGCTACAGCACGGCGCGCTCCGCGTACTCCAGCTACTCCGCACCGGTCTCCTCCTCGCTGTCCGTGCGCCGCAGCTACTCGTCCAGCTCCGGCTCGTTGATGCCCAGCTTGGAGAACCTCGATCTGAGCCAGGTAGCCGCCATCAGCAACGACCTCAAGTCGATCCGCACGCAGGAGAAGGCACAGCTCCAGGACCTCAACGATCGTTTCGCCAGCTTCATCGAGCGCGTGCACGAGCTGGAGCAGCAGAACAAGGTCCTGGAAGCCGAGCTGTTGGTGCTGCGCCAGAAACACTCAGAGCCGTCCCGCTTCCGCGCCCTGTACGAGCAGGAGATCCGCGATCTGCGCCTGGCGGCGGAAGATGCCACCAACGAGAAGCAGGCGCTGCAGGGCGAGCGCGAGGGGCTGGAGGAAACTCTGCGCAACCTGCAGGCGCGCTACGAGGAGGAGGTGCTGAGCCGCGAAGACGCCGAGGGTCGGCTGATGGAAGCCCGCAAAGGCGCCGATGAGGCCGCGCTCGCCCGAGCCGAGCTGGAGAAGCGAATCGACAGCCTGATGGACGAGATCGCCTTCCTGAAGAAGGTGCACGAGGAGGAGATCGCCGAGCTGCAGGCTCAGATCCAGTATGCGCAGATCTCCGTGGAGATGGACGTGTCCTCCAAGCCCGACCTCTCCGCTGCCCTCAAGGACATCCGCGCTCAATATGAGAAGTTGGCTGCCAAGAACATGCAGAATGCCGAAGAGTGGTTCAAGAGCCGCTTCACGGTGCTGACCGAGAGTGCCGCCAAGAACACCGATGCTGTGCGCGCTGCCAAGGATGAGGTGTCCGAGAGCCGCCGCCTGCTCAAGGCTAAAACCCTGGAGATCGAAGCATGCCGGGGTATGAACGAAGCTCTGGAGAAGCAGCTGCAGGAGTTGGAGGACAAGCAGAACGCAGACATCAGCGCCATGCAGGTATGGCACGAGTTCAAGCACAGTGGGGGCGGGGAGGCTGCACAGTCCGGGTGCAGGGTGCACCCAGAGAGTGAACGCTAGGGGGTCCTCGAGCCTGGAGCTGCTATCAGAGGGTTTGGCTTCCGGGAGGTTGTGGAAAGGGTGGGGCACTTGGAGGGGGCGGGGCGCCACTGCGGCTTGCTGTGTTCTTAGGGatgggttgggaggaggggaggagggagttgGAGTTGGGCGTGGCCACTAGTCTGATGCTTACTCTTTACTGACCACTCAACTCAAAGTTAACCTGGCACTTTGTGGATCTCCTGGTTAATAAATACAGTGGCTAGCTCTCACTAGTTCTGGATCACCCAGCTTtggaatagttttgttttttaacagggACACTAGAATACAGTCAGAATATTTAAGCCAATTATCgcaacctatttatttatttatttatttatttatttattagtccTCATCTTCAGGGGAGTAGAAACAGAGTTGTGGAAAGCATGTGACCTGGCTAAAAGACAGAAGTGTGAcaaagggtttctttctttctttctttctttcttttttgttttcttccttttttaaaaaatcaatttggtATTTTTTAGACATTTTCCCATAACCaataaactaaagaaaatttaaaaagttgtttacATCAGtccaccttcctccctccccttctcatgcATCACTAGACTGAACATTTTAGGCCATAAAACCATGCAGTTATTTTAAGGGAGATTTTATTGAAGGTGCACACTCTGGAGTTAACTGAAGCTAGTCCTTACACCAACATCACAGTAAAATAAAAGCAGTAGagatttgtgttttgaaaatctaaaacaatCTTCCAACAGGACACTATCAACAAATTAGAGAATGAGTTGAGAAGCACGAAGAGTGAGATGGCAAGGTACCTGAAGGAGTACCAGGACCTACTCAACGTGAAGATGGCCTTGGACATTGAGATCGCAGCTTACAGGTAAAACTGGAATGGAGCAGGCAGTGGGCATGGCACCTCAGAAAAGATCAGATAACCAGAGTCTGGGCAGAGTTATGTTGAATCACAAGTGTTCTAGAGTAGCCCTACTTTGGAGTTCCTCCAAGAAGGTACAAACATATAATGAATTGACCCTGAAGCAATGTAAGCCCTCTTCTTAGCATTTACATCTTAAATCTAATAGGGCTCCATAGAAGATTTGGGGGGGGCATGGTCTCTTGTGAAATCTCTATTAAATCGTAATTATGCCTAACCCTGCTTATTGCTGTGTTTGCTTTTGAGGTTGGCAACAGGGGAAAGTGATGCATGGTGGGCTTAGAACAAGTCGTGAACACACATCCAGTGTGGTCTAACTGTACCCTTCACCTGCCCCTTCTCCCCTAGGAAACTCTTGGAAGGTGAAGAGACCAGGCTCAGTTTCACCAGCGTGGGCAGTATAACCAGTGGCTACTCCCAGAGCTCGCAGATCTTCGGCCGCTCTGCCTACAGTGGCTTGCAGAGCAGTTCCTACTTGATGTCTGCTCGCTCATTCCCAGCTTACTACACCAGCCACGTCCAGGAAGAGCAGACAGAGGTGGAGGAGACCATTGAGGCTGTCAAAGCTGAGGAGGCCAAGGATGAACCCCCTTCTGAGggagaagcagaagaggaggagaaggagaaggaggagggagaggaagaggaaggcgcTGAGGAGGAAGAAGGTATACAAAGACAAAACCCTTTAGAATTCCTAGTGCATACTGGCTGTGGGTATTCATTGGGAGATGGATGAGCTATGGGGCTTTGCCTACTACCTAGGGAGTTCTTTGTGAGTTTTGCAACAATAAAAGATACACGTGTGATGaggacacacacatttaataagCATCTATGAAAAATTGCAGAAGGTTCATATTTTAACTCTTGGTGGTTTAGAGAGGAGATAAGCTCCCAGCACCTGGAAGTTATATCCCTTTATTTAAATACATGTCTCCTGCCAAATTGTTCACCACAAGCACTGTCTGTAACGTGTCCTTCGGGAGAGTGGGGCAAGAGGTTTATAGACACACTCTGACAGTAGTGTTTAGTAACTTATAGAGTATGTGCTGAAATGTTCTGCCTGGACTTAACCTAGATTCGGATCTTGTATTTTCTTCTTATGTTCAAGCTGCCAAGGATGAGTCCGAAGacacaaaagaagaagaggaaggtggCGAGGGTGAAGAGGAAGACACCAAAGAATccgaagaggaagagaagaaagaggaaagtgcTGGGGAGGAGCAAGCAGCTAAGAAGAAAGATTAAGCCCCTGTTCCCAGCTTTCCAAGAAAAAAATCTCCCCAAATCAGGTCAACCTCATCACCAACCAACCAGTTGAGTTCCAGACCCTATACAAATTAAGAAGTCCATATATGTATAATTCTGAGATGACTTAGGTTGGGCATTCAATGTTGTGCTATGAATTTTCTCCGTATGCAGAGTATCTGTTTGCTTGCAGAGTGGCTTTCTGGCTTGCTGCCAGCCTGTGCATGGTCCATGCTTATGAGTTCAGGATCTATGGCAATATGAATCACACAGATGtttacaataataaaaaccacacacacacacaccatgaataaatgaattcactAATGTTCATGTGCAACTCCATGGGAAAATAGTCATTTGAAACTTCGGTGGTTAGAAATCAAAGACCTCGAGTTATGTgcaataaatagtaaataaagttACACTGAATGATATatattttgctgtgttttttttttacttaattaaaataccttaaagaagGCACCAATATAAGCAAATGTGTTACTGATCCCCAATTTTTTATAATATACAAATTTTAATAAGTGCTGTTCGTATTTGGGCATTCTTAGGGATAGAGAAATAGGTCAAGACTAGAAAATACTCCCCTGCACACACTTTactgataataataatgagaGCATTCATAAATAACAATGTAATTCACCTTGTAAAATGTACAATGTTGGCTGGAGGGGTGGCTTTCTAGAAGCCAATTTTGAAATTATAGTGGACTAGCATACAGTAGTACAATCTGGGTAGACTATGAATCCCACACAGTTGTCACTATGGTTACATTTTTAGTATATTCTTGAATATCATGGGTATAAATGAAAATCTAAGCCCATGATATAATTAAGAGGAATGACTTAAAAATCTATATTTGATTTTGAGTGGGGCAAGTAACCTTATCAGGCTATCTGCCACCACAAACATGTTGCCTGGAATCCTGAGCTCATGAATGGTGTGTTGTTTGCTTCATTCTACTGTCTCACATAAATTGctagaaattttaaaatcctttaaaaaccATGCAAGCAGGTAATGGAATTATATTAATGTTACTTCTCGGGGGAGGTAATAAATTTGTATGTTGTGTTGGCATTGCTCTGCATGTCTTAACTGGTAAATATTTGGATTTCAATGCCTGGTTGGACACTGCATCACATCTATACCCCATCTGCCCCCATCCATGGTAAAGCCGTGATAACTCTTGCACTTGTGTTTGGTGTGGACTACAGATGAAGTCTTTGCCTATCTACTGCTCTGATGTTCTTAAACAACTGTTTGGTCTGCTGATTTCTTCACTGTTTTTTAGATGACCTTTGAGACTTAGGAATTTTACCTAAAACCAAATCGGTCTTCATTTAAAGTTATGTGGTCTCTCTGCATTACTTACTTCCAGTTGAATGTGTGTTACTGCACAAATAGGGAAAGCGTTTCTTTATCTACCATGATGCAACTTTGCACAATGAAAGCTCTTGGTATTCCTTCGTAGATAGGAAACCTCCTACACAGCAAACTTGTCACACTTGTGCTTGTTAGTTATGAGTTGATGCAAACAGCTGGTTGATTTAAGAAATACTTGATTGAAGAACACAGTTCCATATTCAATCCTGTGTGCcataataaatattgaaaaaatctAAATTCAATGaatttgaagtcttttttttaaaaaaaatctctaaattgAGTCACTGGccagtctttctgtttctgtggttcCACACAAGCACAGACTCCAGCTCTCACTCCTCATTCCCCTTTTCAATGGCCCTGCTCCCCCGTCATCCAGCCCATAATATAATTAAGAGGAATTACTTTTAATCCATATTTGATTTTGAGTGGGGATTATGTGGATTTTGCAAAGGGTGTTTTTGGAAGGTAAAGCCTTACTATTTTGGGCAATTCATGGACATGATAAAGaatttattctttctcctttggGAAAGCATAAGCTGTCA
The Cricetulus griseus strain 17A/GY chromosome 1 unlocalized genomic scaffold, alternate assembly CriGri-PICRH-1.0 chr1_1, whole genome shotgun sequence genome window above contains:
- the Nefl gene encoding neurofilament light polypeptide, which translates into the protein MSSFGYDPYFSTSYKRRYVETPRVHISSVRSGYSTARSAYSSYSAPVSSSLSVRRSYSSSSGSLMPSLENLDLSQVAAISNDLKSIRTQEKAQLQDLNDRFASFIERVHELEQQNKVLEAELLVLRQKHSEPSRFRALYEQEIRDLRLAAEDATNEKQALQGEREGLEETLRNLQARYEEEVLSREDAEGRLMEARKGADEAALARAELEKRIDSLMDEIAFLKKVHEEEIAELQAQIQYAQISVEMDVSSKPDLSAALKDIRAQYEKLAAKNMQNAEEWFKSRFTVLTESAAKNTDAVRAAKDEVSESRRLLKAKTLEIEACRGMNEALEKQLQELEDKQNADISAMQDTINKLENELRSTKSEMARYLKEYQDLLNVKMALDIEIAAYRKLLEGEETRLSFTSVGSITSGYSQSSQIFGRSAYSGLQSSSYLMSARSFPAYYTSHVQEEQTEVEETIEAVKAEEAKDEPPSEGEAEEEEKEKEEGEEEEGAEEEEAAKDESEDTKEEEEGGEGEEEDTKESEEEEKKEESAGEEQAAKKKD